CTTCACAGGAGCTGAAGATTCTGTGAGAATCACTAATCTTATGCCTTTGATAGAGAGACAGCAACTCAGAGGGTAAGGGGAGCAAATGGGAATGGATACATGTGGGAAGCCAgtttaagccagctcctcgtGTATGTTGACTCACACAaagccccctgcttgctgcttGCAGCGCAGAGTAGGTAGGTGAGATGCCAGTGCTATCTCTGTCCATCGGGAACTTGGGTCCCCTGTGGGGCCCTGCTACCTTTGTATTAGAGGCAACACCGCTTGGTGGAAGCTGATCTGTGAAGGAAGCTGACTTTTAAATCACCTcccagagtggggccaggagcatgctggctgccagcctggcccctgggAGTCATTGAATAacgtgtaaccgctaagatttggtgtggttacatgattattcaattataATTGATACAGTACCTAACATCCCTCGTATGAAAACCACATCAGTGAACTTTCTCTGACCTTGTTAGAGGATAGACAAATAGCTATTTCCTCTGGTCTGACTCTTGCTTCCATTCGCCCAATATCCTGATTACTCCTATCTGCTgaatggagaaatgtttggcttaGTCATTTTCATCTTGAATTTGAGTAGAGTTAGTCTCAAATCATACTAAATTCACAATTCATGAAATTTGATAGCAATACTTTTTAAAAGGATCACTACACCCTTTTAATTGATTCACTCTTCTCATATCACTAGTCTGACAAGATGGCTTTTCCTGCCACTTCATATACTGTTTGCCAAATCTGGTACTACAGGAGCTAATAAAATAATTCAGTACAAGTGTGTTCTGAATATGAGAATAATGCCCTTCCCAAGAAGtgaacatgcatattgcttctgCTCCAGCTAATCTCGTAGGTCATTACTTTAGTAGTAAGTGCTGCAAAATAGTCTCTAGTTCTAGAATCTTGAACTGCATTTATATTGCCACCCTTCAGTACTATAATGAGTTTGAAAGGATAGTCTAAGAACAGAGAGATAGAAATAAAGCTGAAATGTTAGTTCTTTTTGTCAACTTTATGTAGCAGAAAGCTATTGTTAGTGGAAtaaggatataaaatcccatttagttaaacttaatgttaaactagttaactgattaaatgggggaaGGTGGGCCGCTGTCCTAgcctggctgcttccagcccagTGAGGGGCTGCTAGCTCCCAGCCTGTGCAGGGCTGAAATAGTCCTCTGCCAGGGATGGGCTGCTCCCTGAGTACCAGTTAACCCATTAAGAGTGATGCCTACTGGTTatccattaacatccctagtgaataATCTGTCAGACATGattaacctttcatatccctaTTTAAGATTCCATTTGTAGAATAATTTACAGCTAGCTAAATGGAATTGTATTCAGATTGAGGTAGAGCAGTTATAAAACCAAGTGTTAACTAGAATTTTTTGTAATCCATGTTTTATGTGAAGTATAAATACATTGCTTCTTTTCAAAGAACTTATTCATTCTTCCTCCAGATAACCCATTTTAAATCAAAGGGTGAAGGAAGAATGTGCTAGAATTCAAGTCAAGAATTACTTATGGCATGTTATACAGATTGGTTTAAAGTCACTTATTACATAGAATATTACCTAAAACCTGTGTAAAGTTGTTTTGTAGCCTTGGAGATAGCAACTGTGTGAAGACTATGTAAGCGCTAATGCACATACTAGCGTAGCTAGAAAAAAATTCTCCCAGTTTGTAATACACTtctacacttactgggagatctGCACTGTGGTGATCAATGCCCTTGGGGTTGATTTAGGAGGTCTAGAAAAGACTCACTAAAACGACCACTGATAGCGCGCTCGTTAACTTCATTACTCCATCAGAAGGAGAAGTGTAAGGGGAGCATCTGGGAGTTTCTCTTGTTGACCATCTGCAGTGGAGCCCCTGCAGCAACTTGATCTAAGATATGTTGATTCTAGCTGTGCTATTTATATAGCTGGATTTGTGTAccttaggtcagtggttctcagccagtggtacaagCACCCTTATGGGTACtctagagaagtctggggggtatattaacacaactgaaatttggagaaaacggaatttttgtttgaagGCTTAcagcacttgattatttttgtactttttacacccaaaaatttcatcgtccacccggctacaattaagttgtttaaacaaatgtgttgcaatggtagaaaaaaaaattgtctctgaaaactgggggtacttacacttgcacacgcgcgcacacacttatttatttgtttattttaaagtacttttttttaaagggggtactttataaaaaaaaggggggggggttgagaaacactgccttaggttAACATTGCCCCCTAGTGCAGCCCTGCCTTTACTCTTACATGAAAAGGCGTTTCATAGGCAATTactctgtttcaattactcaagTATTTTGTACTGCTGAACATTCTCTACATCACAGTGTGGCATATTCAGCAAAGAGGATAAAGCTAGACTGACTAAAGTTTATCAATCaagttttcttgattttttttttctgaaaaacctgTGATACATCAAATTATTTATATCTACAATACTATTGAAATGTATGATTGTATAaaatagtattctgttttcattttagtCTCTGTTGGAAAAGTTCTTGATTCCTAACGCTTCTCAAGCAGAAAGTAAAGTTTTCTATTTGAAAATGAAAGGAGACTACTACCGTTACTTGGCTGAGGTTGCTGCTGGGGATGACAAGAAAGGTACAGTATGTCAGCAGCATCTTAAATTTGTAAAAAACGGGATTTCTTTAAATGGAATAGTGTTCTTTCTTTCACTTCTCAACGATGATTAAtattaaaatagaataaaaagatggtttatCTGTGCAGTTATAAAAATACTAGTGTATAGGTATATTCCTCATTTCAGAACTGTGATATGAGTTCACTGCCAGCCAGCCATCTCAGTTCATATTTCAGCCTTTGGATAGGATTCTGGCCCCATCCTTCCCATCCCCCTCATTCTCCACTAGGCTTAATGTTTAGGGCTTTTGGTAGATGCACTTTTTGTTTGATACATGTTGACAGACTAGGTGTGTATACTCAAGGAGGCTAGAACCCACCTGGGAAGGGGCTAATGACCCAGACTCATGAGGTATTAGAATGAGAATTCTCTTAAGGCAGACATACTCTCCAATTTATCTGGACACCTTTAATGTCTCAACCACCTTGAGTTTTCAGAGGAAACTGTTTTGTCCCCTCATACTGCAGATAGTTGGTTGCCTTACCTGAACATCAGTGTCAATATTGAAATGTAATATCTAAATTCCTTTGAATAATGCTAGTGCTATTGCCTAAAAGGTTTGAAGTCTTGAATGAACAAAAATAGCTTTTATTATTCCAGCATAGAATCTTTGGGGGTACCCAGAGCAAATTGTCCCATTTTTGGAGGTTGTAGAAATGTACATATAACTGGCTATTTCTACCAGTTATACAAAAATGCTTAGATTCTTCTGTCTGTATTCTTCAGTTCATGAACCTGCCAGTTTTATCTTCAGTGTTAGAACCTATATGACAACTTTACATCTCTGAATTAAATTTATAACCTGGGTGTACGCACCTCATCTGTCATAGGCTCTCCTATATTATGTTGACTTGTGAGAACTAAGCTTGGAAAATGCAATTAtcatgatcagggcttgacaaacggcggcaaaaCCTACTCCCCAGCCTCACACTACGCATGCGCACACCACTGGTGAACGGGACTACCGaatgaaatctacttgccataggcgagtagattcagtgatttgtcaagcTCTGATCATGATCAATTGCTATTGAACACTTAGTGATTTTAGAATTTTAAAGTGTTTCCACCATTGAAAATGAAGTAGCAGCAGCCATGTAACATGTCCAGATATAGGAATTGAATTTCAGTCCTATAAATTGGACTACTTATTGTTTCAGAAACTTATTTTACCCATTTGCTGAATCGGCATAGATTAAAAACTTGTAACAACCTAGTAGACAGATTAACAAGGGTAAACAATACCCCATAGTTTAGCCTCTTAGTTCTTGAGAGTCCAAACCCTTAGTTtctataatatttaaaaaaatagctgaCACACATAGCAAGATTAGGGAGGAAAAGTGATCTAATTCTAAATGTGTCCCCTAATAGTTCATGGTAAGGTTGTTTGCAAACTGTTCAAAACTAACTTTTCATTGAACCATAATTGAATAATGCATGGAACCGGTACAAAGGCATCAAAACAGTACTTAGAGACTAGCTGTGTCTGCCCTCAACTAAGATCACCAAGTAACATATTAGTACTTCATAGTTTTGTGTAGGGGGAAAAGTTTCACAAAGTAATTGCAAACAGGGGCTTATAATGGTAAAAGTGGCAGCAACATTAATCTGCAATGCGGCCACCCCTGTCTATAATAAAAGCTACATTTGGAATATTTTGAAGTATTAAAGGGACCCTGTCAGAttaaagtaagtgtgtgtgtgtgtgtgtgtgtgtgtgtgtgtgtgtgtgtgtgtgtgtgtgtgtgtaatgtgtaCGTTTAAATGCTAGAATTCTGAAACATATGCTAAATTTTGTACCTTGCCCCTTCACTATGTACAGGtagaatctctctagtctggcacccttaggacctgacctgTACCAAGCTGTACTAGAGAAGCTtccaaaccaggggaggtcacaGCAGAGTTCTAGCCAGTCCCCATAGGTTTGGGAAGTTGCAGCACCCCTAGGCTTTTTGCCCAGCATGGTCCTATACCCAGAGCTCTAGCCACCAGTTCCTCTGCTGCAACCCAGGGTCCTAGCCACAGGTCCCAGCCACCACTTCCTCATTAGCTGGGGGGCAGTAGCTCTCTTTCttcttccccctttctctcctcccttctctctccaccccccccccccgccccccccccccccactctgagctTGAACGTTGTTTCAAaagctggggaggagaggcaagGGAGGAGTTACTAAGCAGAGGGCTATCCACATCAGGAAGGTGGGGAAGTGGgtgaggaagagggggagagcatggCTCAGATTTTTTCCCCATGAGTACTTCAGTCCCAGAGCACCCACATTGTCGCCACCAGTGCTAGACCGTGGATGTTGCTAGATGACAGAATCTCGGGTATTAAGCTAATATCTACTTTTTAATGAGCAAACTGAACCCTAACGTTACTCATAGTAGTTACAGGATTAAAAACACTGAACATAGCTGTATAAGTACatctaaaatattttacatgttttTCTTGAAGGAATAGTGGAGCAGTCACAACAGGCATATCAAGAAGCTTTTGAAATCAGTAAAAAGGAGATGCAACCAACACATCCAATTAGATTAGGTCTGGCTCTGAACTTCTCTGTGTTTTACTATGAGATTCTGAATTCCCCGGAGAAAGCCTGTTCCCTTGCAAAGACTGTAAGTTTCTTTTAGACAAAAAATCAAAAGCTGTAATGTTTTATGTAATCTGTTACATGGGCAataaccctttttaaaaatcttctagGCTTTTGATGAAGCCATCGCTGAACTTGATACGTTAAGTGAAGAATCATACAAAGACAGCACGCTAATAATGCAGTTACTGAGAGACAACTTGACAGTAAGTACCATTAAAACTTGCTTGTTAAGCAAGGAATTTTATTACATGTCACGCTGAAGAATGCATTTTGTCCATTGCTTGTCTCTAAAGTATATGAGCAGTTAACAGATGACTGTTTAATCTCTAACGTATTGGGTGAATCATGTTTGTTAGCAGCAAGTTGCTCTATTCCTGAACTCAAATTTTGTTCACATTTTTGCCTCCAAAGGTCAGTTGGCATAACTTTCAGTTTTCTATGATACCACAATTGGCAAATCCACTACATCATCAAATAACTACACTTTCTGGCTTTTGTAAAGAATctagcattttaaaaaacaagctgcagtgtAGGTTAACTTTTGACTTAGAGTTCTAGCCGCTAACATTTTATTGAAAGGTCATTGCGtccttttgggattttttttttaaaagagcttctCGTCGCCTTTACATATTGGGGTCCAGTCTGATCATATGCATAAGGCATAGATCCAAAAAGTGAAGGGTCCATAGTGTAGTTCTAaatggtagggatgtgaaggactagtcactcttccttcccttcctctccccttccctctattgatagaggcagcaagggagggagaagaagaggatACTTCAAggcagcagcgctgcacggagcctggggtcagcggctCTGTGTAATGCTGTGGAGAGCCCAGCATCAGGATCCTCGAAGAGCCCAGGATCatttggggactccccagctgatcccgggctccatgtgatGCTGTCGCTTTGAAATTCTGCATgaagccggggatcagctggacttcccagctgatcccaggctctgcgcgatactgctgcttttaaatgctgcggggagcccgaTGCTGGGTTtctcgcagcatttcaaagtggcagtactaCATACAGCTTGGGGTCAacagaggagtccccagctgaccccagggttTGGCAATTTTGCCTttcaaggctgttgctacacttcaaaggtggaggctccctatcgactaatcgaatagttgatgcaaaaatgcatcaactattcgattagtcaattaccaggtacttaacatccttagtaattGGATGTATATCACGTTAGGTGTCAGTTGCCTTGGTAAGATGTTTTTATTCATCAAATAATTAGGAATGTTAAGTTTTAAcaggttaaccggtaagcctcacctaTAATGGATAtggcttactggttaaggttaatGGGTGGAGAGCAGGGAAGGAGGcacactgtggacaggggctgttccatCTGTATGACTTGAAGAAAAGTGGAATAGTGCTGAAATCCTCTGAATATTTAGTAAGAAACCAAAATGGAAGTTGGTTTTAAGCATTTTTCCAAATGCAAACACATTActcctttttcttttaaacagttGTGGACATCGGATACCCAAGGCGATGAAGCTGAAgcgggagaaggaggggagaatTAACCAGCCTTCCAACTTTCATCTGCCTCATTCTAAAATTTACACAGTAGACCATTTGTCACTCATGCTGTCCCACAAATAGTTTTTGTTTACGATTTATGACAGGTTTATGTTACTTCTATTTGGATTTCTATATTTCCCATGTGgttttatgtttaatattagGGGAATAGAGCCAGTTAACATTTGGGGAATTTATCTGTTTTCATCTGAGGTGGCCAATATAGGGTTGTGAATTTTTTATACAAGTTTTACATGTTTGGCATAGTACTTTTGGTACATTGTGGCTCCCACAAGGTAGCCAAGGTTAAACAGCTTCCTATGTTGAGCAAAGAAAACTGCTTGCATATTGGTCTGtcgtgatggggggagggaaaaagggaTAATCAATTGCAGCCACAGGTGTAGTTAGTGTGAGTACTTCAAAGCTGAAGCATGCCATGGCTGTGGGGGAACACATGTCCCATGTATCTTGCAGGTCAGACATGTTAAATCCTATCAAACAGACAGTCAAGTGTACATCTTATTGTAGCTGAGAAGTGTTCCTTAAGACAGTTTTGATCACCCAGTCAACTTTCTCTAGAGAAGGGCAGAAACGGTTCACATTCCATTATTTGTAAAGTTACCTGCTGTTGCTTTCATTATTTTTGCTacacattttatttgtatttaaatgGTTTAGGCAACCTAAGAACAAATGTACAAGTAAAGATGCAGTAAAAATGAAATGCTTGATATCCATAACTACACTGTATATTGAGCACAGCAGTAAAACAAAAACCCATGTATTTAACTTTTTTAGGTTTTTTGcttttgtgattatttttttttgaTACTTGCCTAACATGCATGTGCTGTAAAAATAGTTAAACAGGGAAATAACTTGAGATGATGGCTAGCTTTGTTTAATGTCTTACGAAATTTTCATGAACAATCCAAGCATAACTGTTAAGAACATGTGTATTAAGTTGATGTAAGTGGAATAAAAGTTTTATGAATGGACTTTTCAACTACCTTCTCTGTAGCTTTCATGTAAATCTTTCTTCCTGCTCTAAATTTTTTAGAGTATCAGTAGCTATTGTAGTGAAACAAGAGGCATGGTGAATTATCTTAACTATTAAATATCAGTTTTCCCCTGATTATATGATTCTACATCCAGATttgggtttattttccacaggaAACGAAGTAGCAAGATTAAGAGCATTTTAACTATCTTGAAAGCCGAAACTGAATTGTTCTGCTGAAGTACGTAATACAcacttgaagtcagtgggactgcaGGGAGCTAGTGAGTGTCCAGAAGCACCCCTACAAAGACATTTGCAAAGCCGTGAAACAGACTTTTACAAAAGTgcaactacaggttgtacctcccttaaccgggaatCCCTGGTTTGGTAATATCCATGGGCCactgatgttcctggaccacagaacccaggaacagggaggtctggcggcAGGGCAGAGAGCATTAGGTGGCACATTAGGgtgttctggccccagcagcagccatggagcttcagctccagcagtgtcaagggagctctggccctggccgtgGAGCTCTGGGCCCAGCCCTTAGCCCAAGACATGGTGCTCTGCCCTCAGAGTAGTGGTGCCAGTGGCATCTAGAAAGCcccagagggctggagcagcaatgggagcaggctggagctaTAACCTGGGGGCAGCACAGGCCAGAAGGGaaagaccttccctggtccagcaaatcccctcgtttggTATCAGTcaggtgctggaccagtgaggtgcaacctgtagtacaGAAAAGACTGGAGGGAGTGGGGACATAGTCTTCAAGAGCCAAGAATTCCATGAGCAGGAGGGCATCAAAGAGGAGTTCTGGTCGAGCAGATCCAGAATCCAACAACCACGCTGAATCTCTCCATTTGCTTTTGTGCTCTTACTCTTCAGAGCACTTTACGGTTTGATTCTGGGAAAGGATTTGGAGTTGgattctctcttccttcccctagCATATGCTCCCTATAAGAGCAACATTGGTAGCACACCTTCAGGGATGTCAGTCTGAACTTCACATAATTCAGACAGGAAGAGCACCTTTTTATTCTCATTTGCTGTTCCACTGGGGACAGAAATGAATTAATTCTTTGAGAGATGTCAGGTGCTACAAAGTAGGTGTTGGTGCATCCCTGTGTCTTTGACTAGAGTCTTTAGAGCAGTGTGCTGGGGGACCATGCATGTGTAGTGCCTGGGTCACATACATTCAGTGTACTGACACCTTGCATGTacagcccccctgtcccctttcagttccttcttaacCATACCCAGCCAGAGAGGGAGCTCTGCAGTTTTCCTCAGAAATTTACCTTTGTTAAAATTTTCCAGTTAAATAAGTAgttcctcttccttttctttcaGAGTTTATCCAAGTTTTTTCCTACtcattatatatttaaaaaaaaatccttcctgcaGTTCATTTCTGGTTAGATACTGATAGATAATTACAATGACTGGCTCCGCAGGTTTTAAGTGCTGTAGTGCCTGTAATGACGTTATGCCCATGCCCAGTGGGCACTGTAAGTGCATCCAGTGTTTGGGGGAGTCCCATGTTTCCCAGAACTGCCCTCATTGCCCCAAACTGAAGCTCACAGGGATTGGTACCTATACATCAAGCTTagttttgcttaaaaaaatcCCTTCAGCCTCTGACCGGGGGATTGAGCCCTCAGAAGCTCCTCAGcctgaaaaaggaaagaaaaatctcAAAATAATGCTTCTCAGTGctgcacaaagctctgtttctgAAATTGTACTTTCCGGCCAAATCGGTGCTGTGCCTCCGCACATACGATGCTCCAGGTGACTTCGGCACGGCCTTCCGCGCAACTAAGCACAGCACACAATGACCCCATGCCAAAGCCAAGGGCTTCAAGTTGCCTGCCTCACGTGTTATGACACCGATTGTCTCGGATGCCACTACACAGGTGTAGCAAACTCTGCCTTCGGCACCTCAATCTCCTTCCGCACCCACTGTTGGCTCCGTGGAACCATCACATGACGCCTCACCTCCTTCGGCACCCATCCAAATCACAGCACTGAACCTTACCTTGGAGCAGCACAGCACCGTCCACTCCGGCACCAATATATAATCACCACAGAGACCTACTGGTATCTTTCATGCTCTATTCTCTGTGGCCATGCATGTGTGGTGCCTGGGTCACATGCAACATTTGTCACCTACTGActtctccagtgatgaagatgaTGTGAAGAACTTGCACCACAAACGTCTCCTTGCACTGAAGCCTCTATCCTGTCAGCATATACTTGACCTAGATACGCCAAAACTAGACTTGCCTCCTTAGGGGGTGGCATCCATGGGTGCCCAGCCTATCTGGGA
The DNA window shown above is from Pelodiscus sinensis isolate JC-2024 chromosome 2, ASM4963464v1, whole genome shotgun sequence and carries:
- the YWHAZ gene encoding 14-3-3 protein zeta/delta isoform X1, translated to MDKNELVQKAKLAEQAERYDDMAGCMKSVTEQGAELSNEERNLLSVAYKNVVGARRSSWRVVSSIEQKTEGAEKKQQMAREYREKIETELRDICNDVLSLLEKFLIPNASQAESKVFYLKMKGDYYRYLAEVAAGDDKKGIVEQSQQAYQEAFEISKKEMQPTHPIRLGLALNFSVFYYEILNSPEKACSLAKTAFDEAIAELDTLSEESYKDSTLIMQLLRDNLTLWTSDTQGDEAEAGEGGEN
- the YWHAZ gene encoding 14-3-3 protein zeta/delta isoform X2 produces the protein MWPRPPLHSKISMDKNELVQKAKLAEQAERYDDMAGCMKSVTEQGAELSNEERNLLSVAYKNVVGARRSSWRVVSSIEQKTEGAEKKQQMAREYREKIETELRDICNDVLSLLEKFLIPNASQAESKVFYLKMKGDYYRYLAEVAAGDDKKGIVEQSQQAYQEAFEISKKEMQPTHPIRLGLALNFSVFYYEILNSPEKACSLAKTAFDEAIAELDTLSEESYKDSTLIMQLLRDNLTLWTSDTQGDEAEAGEGGEN